Sequence from the Nocardia brasiliensis genome:
ATCGTCACGTTGACCGCGGCGGGCGCGGCGCACCTCGCCGAACTGGACCGCCGGCTCGCCGGTGCGCAGGACGAACTGCTCACCGGGCTGGCCCCCACCGAACGCGCCGAACTCGTCCGGCTGCTCACCCACATCCTCGATCGGCACCACCCGCCGCGCTGACCGGCACGGCTATTCCCGCAGGCCGGAGGTGGGGCGCGCAGACCGAACGACTAGGCTGCCTGGAGTGAGTGAGCGGAGCGAACCAACCATCAACGCGGCGTCGCGGACAGTGACGAAGCCGAGCCTCGGCGAGGCGCTGTCGTGAGTCTTGTACTGCTGCCCGCGGTCGATGTCGCCAACGGTGAGGCTGTGCGCCTCGTGCAGGGCGAGGCCGGGAGCGAGACCAGCTACGGTTCGCCCCGTGAGGCGGCGCTGGCCTGGCAAGAGGCGGGCGCGGAGTGGGTCCATCTGGTCGACCTCGACGCGGCGTTCGGGCGCGGCTCGAACCGGGAACTGCTCGCCGAGGTCGTCGGCGAGCTCGACGTCAAGGTGGAGCTGTCCGGCGGAATCCGCGACGACGATTCGCTGGCCGCGGCGCTGGCCACCGGTTGCCACCGGGTGAACCTCGGCACGGCCGCACTGGAGGATCCGGTCTGGTGCGCCAAGGCCATCGCCCAGCACGGTGAGCGGATCGCGGTCGGTCTGGACGTGCGCATCATCGACGGCGAGCACCGGCTGCGCGGCCGCGGCTGGGTCAGCGACGGCGGCGATCTGTGGGAGGTGCTCGAGCGCCTGGAACGCGACGGCTGCACCCGCTACGTGGTCACCGACGTCACCAAGGACGGCACCCTGACCGGTCCGAACCTGGATCTGCTTCGCGAGGTCTGCGCCGCGACCGACGCGCCGGTCATCGCCTCCGGTGGCGTGTCCACCATCGACGACCTGATCGCGATCGCCGAGCTGGTGCCCGATGGTGTCGAGGGCTCGATCGTCGGCAAGGCGCTCTACGCGGGCCGGTTCACCCTGCCCGAGGCGCTGGCCGCGGTGAGATGAGCCAGGCTTCCCCGCTGCCCGACCTTTCGGCGCTGCTCGGTATCGCGCGCGAAATCCTCGACTCGGTCGCCTCGCGCTTCGTCGAGGGGGTCGGCGCGCCGAGCGCGGTGACCAAGGGGCGCAACGACTTCGCCACCGAGCTCGATCTGGAGCTGGAGCGCACCATCTCGGCGCAGCTGGAGCAGCGCACCGGAATCGGGGTGCACGGCGAGGAATTCGGCGGTCCCGACCTGGTCTCGGGCACCGCCTGGGTGCTCGATCCGATCGACGGCACCTTCAATTACTCGGCCGGGCACCCGCTTTCGGGCATGCTGCTGGCCTTGGTGCACGAGGGCGAGCCGGTGCTCGGCCTCACCTGGCTTCCGCTGCTCGGGCAGCGCTACGCGGCGCAGGCGGGCGGCCCGGTGCTGCTGAACGGACAGCCGTTGCCGCCCCTGCCGCACGGCAAGCTCGCCGAGGCGATGATCGGCTTCGGCGCGTTCAATGTCGATGCGCGGGGCCGGATTCCCGGCCAGTTCCGGTTCGATCTGCTCGGCCCGTTGAGCAGGCTCTCCTCCCGGGTGCGGATGCACGGCTCGACGGGCATCGACCTGGCGTTCACCGCCTCCGGGGTGCTCGGCGGCGCGATCGTGTTCGGGCATCACCCCTGGGACAACGCCGCGGGGGTGGCGCTGATCCGGTCCGCGGGCGGCGTGGTGACCGACTTGGCGGGGGAGCCGTGGACCATCACCTCGGGCTCGGTGCTCGCCGCGGCGCCAGGCGTGCACGAGGAACTGCTCGAGATGATCTGCACGGTCGCCGATCCGGCGACCGCGGAGGAAGGGTGAGGCAATGACGTTGGCGGTACGCGTGATTCCGTGTCTGGATGTCGACGCGGGCCGGGTGGTCAAGGGCGTGAACTTCGAAAACCTGCGTGACGCCGGCGATCCCGTCGAGTTGGCCGCGACCTATGACGCGCAGGGCGCCGACGAGCTCACTTTTCTCGACGTCACCGCCTCGACCGGCGATCGCGGCACCATGATCGACGTGGTGACCCGCACCGCGGAGCAGATCTTCATCCCGCTCACCGTCGGCGGCGGGGTGCGCACCGTCGAGGACGTGGACCGGCTGCTGCGCGCGGGCGCGGACAAGGTGTCGGTGAACACCGCGGCCATCGCGCGACCCGAGGTGCTGCGCGAGATGTCGGAGCGCTTCGGCTCGCAGTGCATCGTGCTGTCCGTCGACGCCCGCACGGTGCCCGATGGCCAGCCGGCGACGGCGTCGGGCTGGGAGGTCACCACCCACGGCGGTAAGCGTGGCACCGGTATCGACGCGGTCGAATGGGCCACCCGCGGCGCCGAATTGGGCGTCGGGGAGATTCTGCTGAACTCGATGGACGCCGACGGCACCAAGGCCGGTTTCGATCTCGCGATGATCCGGGCCGTGCGGGCCGCCGTCAGCGTGCCGGTGATCGCGTCCGGCGGTGCGGGCGCCGTGGCGCACTTCGCCCCCGCGGTCCAGGCCGGTGCGGACGCGGTCCTGGCGGCCAGCGTGTTCCACTTCGGCGAACTCACCATCGGCCAGGTCAAGGATTCGATGCGCGCCGCGGACATCGTCGTCCGCTAGCCGCCCCGTTGTCGCCTCGCACGAGGTAGTTCTACAACGACATTCCGTCCTATCGCCGCTCGATCGAGCTCTCCGGGGCCGCACGCGCGGCGGATCTGGTCGCCCTCGGTGACGAGGACGCGATCGCGGCCCGCGTCGCCGAGTACTTCGACGCCGGCGCTACGGAGGTCGTGTTCTCCCAAACCGATCTCGGCACACCGGAAGACGAGCAGCGCACCTGGCGGTTGCTGGGGGAGCTGAACCGAGCACGCCCGCGCTGAAACGGTTTACGCCCCAACGCACACGACCCGCTCAGCCGGTGGCCGAGCGGGTCGTTGTGTGGGTTCAGGCTCCAGCGGCCACCTTGAGCAGCACCGCGCCCGCGATGATCGCCGCGAAGGACACGACCTTGGGCAGGGTGATCTTCTCGTGGTAGACGAGCGCGCCGAGGATGACGGTGCCGACCGCGCCTACGCCGGTCCAGATGGTGTATCCCACACCGACATCCAGCGTGCGCAGCGCCAGGCTCAGCGTGAAGATGCCGCCCGCCGCGGCGAGCACGGTGAAGACCGATGGCCACAGCTTGGTGAAGCCGTTGGTCGCGTTGGTGCCGAGTGCGAACGCGATCTCGAAGATGATGGCGATGCCGAGGAAGATCCAGGCCATGACGAAAACTCCTGTGCTGGTAGTGAAATAGGGGAGATCAGGCGGCGACGGGGCGGGCCGAGCGGGCGGTGACGGTGTCGGCGAGTTTCAGGCCGAGTACCCCGCCGATGATCAAGACGAAGGCGAGCACCTTCCAGGCGTTCAGGGCCTCGTCGAAGATCACCGTGCCGAGGCTGACCGTGCCGACCGAGCCGATGCCGGTCCAGACGGTGTAACCCACCCCGACGTCGAGGGTGCGCAGCGCGAGGCTGAGGAAGAAGATCCCGCCAGCGGCGGCCGCCGCGGTGAGCAGGGACGGACCGAGCACGGTGAATCCGTCGGTGGCATTGGTCGCCAGCGCGAACACCACTTCGAACACCGCCGCGATCAGCAGGTAGATCCAGGCCATCGGAAACAGCTCCTTTAGTTGTATGTACGTGCAACTTTCTTGCGTGAGGAGAAGTATGCATGTACAAATAAGTTGTGTCAAATACTCTGCGGGACGAGGAGATGTGGGGTCGGCTCTCGGCCCTGTATGCCCAGGTGGAAGGCCGATTGGCGACGGCGGTGCAGCGCGGGCACGGGCTCGGGCTCTCAGAGTTTCGCGCCCTCGGGTTCCTGAGCGAGGCCGAGGACGGGGAACTGCGCATGCAGGATCTGGCGAACCGGCTCGGGCTCAACCAGAGCTCGGTGACGCGGTTGGTCGGGCGGCTCGACGCGGCGGGTCTGGCCTATCGCGACCTCTGTCCGGACGATCGGCGCGGCGTCTACACGGTGATCACCGACGAGGGGCGGGCGCGGCACGAGGCCGCGCGCGGCACCTATCGGGACACCCTTTCCGCGGCGTTGGACGACGCGGGCGATGACACCGTGGCCGCCCTGCGCCGGGCCCAGGTCTGAGTCCTGTTATAAACGGACACATGAGTCTCGATCCCTCCATCGCCGCCCGGCTCAAGCGCAACGACGCCGGCCTGGTGTCCGCCGTCGCCCAGGAGCGCGGCACCGGCGCGGTGTTGATGGTCGCGTGGATGGACGACGAGGCGCTGGCCCGGACCCTGGAAACCCGCAAGGCCACGTACTTCTCGCGTTCGCGGCAGCAGTACTGGGTCAAGGGGGAGACCTCGGGTCACACGCAGTATGTGCACGAGGTCCGGCTGGACTGTGACGGGGACACGGTCCTGCTGGTCGTCGACCAGGAAGGCGCGGCGTGTCACACCGGCACGCACACCTGTTTCGATACGGACGTGTTGCTCGCCGATCCGGCCTAGGTTCTGGCTAGGCCTGATCCGTGGCGCGCTCGGCGCCGGTGTCCGGGCGGCTGAGCGCGTCGGTCAGGTGCTCGGCGAGCAGGTCGCTGAGTTCGGCGAGCTGGGCGGTCTGTTCCGGTGTCAAACCGTCGAAAACCATGTGCCGCACCGCATCCAGGTAACCGGGGGCCGCCTCGACCACCTTGTGATAGCCGTCGTCGGTGAGTACCGCCTGGACGCCACGCCGCCCGGCGGTAGCCGAACGTTGCGCCCAGCCCATCCGCTCCAGCTTCGACACCACATGCGACAGCCGTGATAGCGATGCATTTGCCTTGTGTGCGAGGTCACTCATCTGCAGTCGATGTCCCGGTTCCTCGGACAGTAGCGTCAAAACCCAATACTCGAAATGGGTGACCCCGGATTCCCGTTGCAGCTGTGTATCCAAAGCGCCTGGTAGGCGCGTCATGAGCGCAACAACCGCGCGCCAAGCTCGTTGTTCTACGGGGTCTAACCACTTCGTCACTGGTGTGCCTTCTTTCAAGCCAAGTGACGTGGTTTTGTTAGTAAGCCTAGCGATTATTGAAAAGCGTGTTCACAGTCACCCGCGACTTCGAGTTTGCCACGACTTCGCTCGACCGTCATGAAGTTGGCAGGTGAGGTGAGTTCACTCACAGCTCGCCGGGGCCGGTCATGGGTTTCGCCGCATCGGCGGGCGGGCTCGATTGTGCATGTGCACGCTTCGGGTGACGCCTGCGCCACCAGCGGGTGACGGTCAGGCCAACCACCGCGAGCCACAGCACCGCGGCCGCGATCGCGCCGACCAGCGCGGCGCCGCGGAACGCGGGCGCGTCCACGTCCAGGATTCGTTGCCCGGCGTGCGCGGCGTTGCTGCCGCCGAGCACGATGGTCAGCGTCATCAGGTTGGGGATCGCGACCAGCGCGGCGAGCACCACGGCCACCCCGGCCAGGAAACGGCCTGCCCGTCGTCGCCACACCCGCACCGCGAACAGCAGCAGAAGCAGCGGGACGAAGGTGCAGATGACGCCGTAGACCAGACCCCAGCCGATGCCCTTGGCGAAGCTGCCGTTCACCATCTCCGCGATCCGCTGCGCCCACCAGCGCGGAATGAACGCGGAGAGGATGAAGTAGGCGACGACCAGCAGTGCGAGCAGGGCCAGCCCGCCGATGATCCACGTCCGCCACGCGGGCCCGCCCGACTTCTGCTCCAGCTGTCCCTCGGTCGCAGTCATGCCCCCAGGGTAAGCCGGGTCAGCGGCGGAAACGGGCTGATCTATCCGGCGTTTCGGTACGTCCGTGCCGAGACCGCGCGGTACCGGACTACTTCGCGCGCTCGCGCAGGAACTTCAGCGCCTCGTCGGCGTGCACGTTGGCTCGCAACTCGCCGGTGATGATCTTGCCGATGGTGCGGTCCTGATCGATCACGAATGTCTGGCGCTTGACCGGCGCGAGCTTGCCGAGCAGGCCGCGCTTCACGCCGAACTGCGCGGCGACCACGCCGTCGGGATCGGAGAGCAGGGGATAGCCGAGCCGCTGCTTGTCGGCGAACCCGGCCTGCGTCTGTACCGCGTCTGCGCTGATGCCGGCGCAGGAGGCGCCGAGCGCGGCGAAATCGGCGGCCACGTCACGGAAGTGGCAGGCCTCGGCCGTGCAGACCGGAGTATTGGCGGCGGGATAGAAGAACAGGACCAGTGGGCCGTTCGCGAGCAACGCGTCGAGCGAACGGGGCGTGCCGGACTGATCGGGAAGCTCGAACTGCGGAGCGAGCTGACCTGTGCGCATAAAAGAGACAGTACTGCGCCGGTGTCGCGTGGGCGTGGGGGCGCGGGCGCCCAAGGTGTCTCGCGTTCCGGCTGCCGTGCTTGGGTGCGACAGCGGGAACGCGAGACGGGTCGTGCACGGTGCGCGCCGGGCTCGCGTCCGCGGTGCGTTCCGATGGGAAGTCAGACGCCGATGAGCGCGGCGACTTCCGGGTTCTTGACCTGCATGACGTCGAGGATGCCGTGGGCGCGCAGGAACGGCTTGAGCTCCTTGATCCGGTCGGCGTGCATGGCGTACTCGTCCGGAAAGTGATTCCGGTCGAGCGATTCGAGCGCCTTCGCGTAGGTGACGAAGGTGGCTAGCGCGCTCTGCGCGCCTGCCGCCTGGGCGGCTTTGTTCGACTGCAGTCCGACCATCCGTGGGGGCTGGTTAGGCGCACCACCCGGTGCGGCGTGCCTGCCCTCCGGTTGCGAGGGGTACATCGGTTGACTCCTCTCGATATGGATACCGCGTGCGAGATGGAACGGAGCGAGTGTAGAGACGTCGATCACAGCCCTGTGCGCGGCATCGGAACCGGACGGTTGCTTTTGTGGTGGAAGTGAACAGAGTCAGGGTGCGCGCGAAAAGGCGCTGGAGGTACCTGGGATGATGGCCCCATGCACGGCGCGTCGACTCCAACCACCACGACCCGCGAACAGTTCCACCAGCTGGCCGCGGAGCATCGAGTGGTACCGGTGACCCGAAAGGTGTTGGCGGACTCCGAAACTCCGCTCTCCGCGTACCGCAAGCTGGCCGGCGACCGGGCGGGAACCTTCCTGTTCGAGTCGGCGGAGAACGGGCGATCGTGGTCGCGCTGGTCGTTCATCGGCGCGGGCAGCCCCTCGGCGCTGACCGTGGTCGACGGCGAGGCGGCGTGGCTCGGCGCCATCCCGGTCGACGCGCCCTCCGGCGGTGACCCGCTGGTGGCCCTGCGCGAGACGCTACAGCTGCTGCGCACCGAGCGGCTGCCCGGCCTGCCGCCGCTGACCAGCGGGATGGTCGGCTACCTCGGCTACGACGCGGTCCGGCGCATCGAACGGCTGCCGAACCTGGCGCTCGACGATCTGCGGCTGCCGGAGATGGTGCTG
This genomic interval carries:
- the priA gene encoding bifunctional 1-(5-phosphoribosyl)-5-((5-phosphoribosylamino)methylideneamino)imidazole-4-carboxamide isomerase/phosphoribosylanthranilate isomerase PriA, whose product is MSLVLLPAVDVANGEAVRLVQGEAGSETSYGSPREAALAWQEAGAEWVHLVDLDAAFGRGSNRELLAEVVGELDVKVELSGGIRDDDSLAAALATGCHRVNLGTAALEDPVWCAKAIAQHGERIAVGLDVRIIDGEHRLRGRGWVSDGGDLWEVLERLERDGCTRYVVTDVTKDGTLTGPNLDLLREVCAATDAPVIASGGVSTIDDLIAIAELVPDGVEGSIVGKALYAGRFTLPEALAAVR
- a CDS encoding inositol monophosphatase family protein gives rise to the protein MSQASPLPDLSALLGIAREILDSVASRFVEGVGAPSAVTKGRNDFATELDLELERTISAQLEQRTGIGVHGEEFGGPDLVSGTAWVLDPIDGTFNYSAGHPLSGMLLALVHEGEPVLGLTWLPLLGQRYAAQAGGPVLLNGQPLPPLPHGKLAEAMIGFGAFNVDARGRIPGQFRFDLLGPLSRLSSRVRMHGSTGIDLAFTASGVLGGAIVFGHHPWDNAAGVALIRSAGGVVTDLAGEPWTITSGSVLAAAPGVHEELLEMICTVADPATAEEG
- the hisF gene encoding imidazole glycerol phosphate synthase subunit HisF — translated: MTLAVRVIPCLDVDAGRVVKGVNFENLRDAGDPVELAATYDAQGADELTFLDVTASTGDRGTMIDVVTRTAEQIFIPLTVGGGVRTVEDVDRLLRAGADKVSVNTAAIARPEVLREMSERFGSQCIVLSVDARTVPDGQPATASGWEVTTHGGKRGTGIDAVEWATRGAELGVGEILLNSMDADGTKAGFDLAMIRAVRAAVSVPVIASGGAGAVAHFAPAVQAGADAVLAASVFHFGELTIGQVKDSMRAADIVVR
- a CDS encoding DMT family transporter — encoded protein: MAWIFLGIAIIFEIAFALGTNATNGFTKLWPSVFTVLAAAGGIFTLSLALRTLDVGVGYTIWTGVGAVGTVILGALVYHEKITLPKVVSFAAIIAGAVLLKVAAGA
- a CDS encoding DMT family transporter translates to MAWIYLLIAAVFEVVFALATNATDGFTVLGPSLLTAAAAAGGIFFLSLALRTLDVGVGYTVWTGIGSVGTVSLGTVIFDEALNAWKVLAFVLIIGGVLGLKLADTVTARSARPVAA
- a CDS encoding MarR family winged helix-turn-helix transcriptional regulator; translated protein: MSNTLRDEEMWGRLSALYAQVEGRLATAVQRGHGLGLSEFRALGFLSEAEDGELRMQDLANRLGLNQSSVTRLVGRLDAAGLAYRDLCPDDRRGVYTVITDEGRARHEAARGTYRDTLSAALDDAGDDTVAALRRAQV
- the hisI gene encoding phosphoribosyl-AMP cyclohydrolase, which encodes MSLDPSIAARLKRNDAGLVSAVAQERGTGAVLMVAWMDDEALARTLETRKATYFSRSRQQYWVKGETSGHTQYVHEVRLDCDGDTVLLVVDQEGAACHTGTHTCFDTDVLLADPA
- a CDS encoding MarR family winged helix-turn-helix transcriptional regulator gives rise to the protein MTRLPGALDTQLQRESGVTHFEYWVLTLLSEEPGHRLQMSDLAHKANASLSRLSHVVSKLERMGWAQRSATAGRRGVQAVLTDDGYHKVVEAAPGYLDAVRHMVFDGLTPEQTAQLAELSDLLAEHLTDALSRPDTGAERATDQA
- a CDS encoding permease, whose product is MTATEGQLEQKSGGPAWRTWIIGGLALLALLVVAYFILSAFIPRWWAQRIAEMVNGSFAKGIGWGLVYGVICTFVPLLLLLFAVRVWRRRAGRFLAGVAVVLAALVAIPNLMTLTIVLGGSNAAHAGQRILDVDAPAFRGAALVGAIAAAVLWLAVVGLTVTRWWRRRHPKRAHAQSSPPADAAKPMTGPGEL
- a CDS encoding peroxiredoxin, producing MRTGQLAPQFELPDQSGTPRSLDALLANGPLVLFFYPAANTPVCTAEACHFRDVAADFAALGASCAGISADAVQTQAGFADKQRLGYPLLSDPDGVVAAQFGVKRGLLGKLAPVKRQTFVIDQDRTIGKIITGELRANVHADEALKFLRERAK